Proteins from a genomic interval of Odontesthes bonariensis isolate fOdoBon6 chromosome 7, fOdoBon6.hap1, whole genome shotgun sequence:
- the c7h11orf58 gene encoding small acidic protein, translating to MSSPQDKHGTKRPASPTDDGSTQWSSADLGSDERRQKFLRLMGASKKEHTGRLVIGDHKSTSHFRTGQEDRKINQELEMQYQQGMDGKLSGRNRRHCGLGFSEPEPEPEPELIPSPPVDSQTEEAKPEKSTREEGPTEAQNKDCDSSPKENTPEPAESGSDSAVDERKHNYKMAFVKSA from the exons ATGAGCTCTCCACAGGATAAGCACGGCACAAAAAGACCCGCTTCTCCCACTGAT GATGGATCTACTCAGTGGTCATCTGCTGATTTGGGAAGCGATGAGAGAAGGCAAAAGTTTTTACGGTTGATGGGTGCAAGCAAG aAAGAACATACTGGCCGTCTTGTCATTGGAGACCACAAGTCAACGTCCCACTTCCGAACTG GACAGGAAGATAGGAAGATCAACCAGGAGCTGGAGATGCAGTACCAGCAGGGCATGGATGGAAAGCTGTCAGGCCGGAATCGGAGACACTGTGGTCTGGGATTCAGTGAG cctgagcctgagccagAGCCAGAGTTGATCCCCTCTCCACCAGTGGACAGTCAGACAGAAGAAGCGAAGCCAGAGAAGTCCACCAGGGAAGAAGGTCCCACAGAAGCTCAGAACAAAGACTGCGATTCCAGCCCGAAGGAAAACACACCAGAGCCGGCCGAGTCCGGCTCAGACAGTGCGGTCGACGAGCGGAAACACAACTACAAAATGGCCTTTGTGAAATCAGCGTAG